The stretch of DNA CGAAGGGGAGGAGGCGGTAGATGAACTGCTCGGCCGCAGTCAGGATGCCCTGAACCAGGAACGAGAGCAGCGCGATGATCACCGACAGGATGATGACGGCGGACGAGCCGAGCCGCGATTTCCAGAACGGTGCGGTCGCCTTGATCCCGTACGCGCGGTGGAAGATGTCACGGATCGTCTCGACGAAGCTGCCGACCGTCCATAACCCGACGAGCGCGCCGAGCCACAGCAGCGACCCGGTCCGCGCGGCAAGCACGTCGGCGATCGGCTTGCGCAACAGGTCCCCGACATTGGGCGGCAACACGTTCAGGAAGGATTCGACCGCGCGCACCGTCTCGACGCTCTGCCCGAAGATCGACAGGATGGCCGCTGCGACGATGAAGAACGGAAACACCGTCATCAGCGCGAGATAGGCGAGGTTGCCGGCGTGGATGAACCCGTCGTTGAACACGCCGATCGCCGCGCGCTTGAAGACTTCGAATGCGCGGCTGCCCGGCCTGACCTTCGCCATGCCGCGGTTGAGACGGGTGCGCGTGCCACCATGGTGGTGGTGGGCGCGCGCTTCGGGCGTAAGGGGACTATCGTTCACAACGCGTTCAGACGCCCATGGCCCCCCGCGGGTTCCCCGCCTCGCGCCCATCCCAGCTCTCGACGAACGCGGTCAGCGCGGCATCGCTCGACGGAATGTCGATCATCAGCGTCACCAACTGATCGCCCCGCGTGCCGCCCTTCTTGTGGAAACCCTTGCCCTTGAGGCGCAGCGTCTTGCCCGAGGTAGTCCCCTTGGGGATCGTCAGCATCACCGGCTTGTCGACCGTCGGCGCCTTGATCGAACCACCCAGCACCGCCTCGGCCAGCGTGATCGGCAGCTCCAGCCGGACGTCGTCGCCATCGCGCGTGAAGAATTTGTGCGGCTGGACCTCGATCGTCAGGATCGCATCGCCCGTGCCGCCGGGGCCTTGCTCGCCCTTGCCGGCAAGCTTCATCTGCGTGCCTGTCTCGACACCAGCGGGAAGCTTCAGATCGAGCGTCTTGCCGTCCGACAGCGTGACGCGCTGCGGCTCCAGCGCCGCGGCTTCGACGAACGGCACCTGCAGGCGATAGGCGACGTTCTCGCCCTTGGGCTGCGGCCGCCGGCCAAAGCCGCCGGAGAAGCCGCCGCCACCGCCCCGCTGCGCGCCGCCGAACAGCCCTTCGAAGATATCGCTCATGTCGGCCCCGCCGGCGCCGGTCTCATAGCCTTCGCTGCGGAAGCCGCCGGGCTGGGGTCGTCCGCCGCCGCCGCCACCGAACCCGAACGGCGACGCGGGGTTGCCGTCGCCGTCGATCTCGCCGCGGTCGAACCGGGCGCGCTTGTCCTTGTCGTTGAGCAGGTCGTACGCGTTGGTGACCGTGCTGAACCTTTCCGACGCCTTCGGATTGTCCTTGTTGCGATCGGGATGAAGCTCTTTCGCAAGCTTGCGATACGCCTTCTTGATGTCGGCTTCGGTCGCGTCGCGCGCTACACCCAGAGTCTTGTACGGATCGGCCACTTACGTCCCCATTCTAACTTGCGCATCTATGTGGGGCGATGGCGTCCGCAACGCAATTGCGCGCGGGGTGTTTGATGCGTCGAGAGGAGCGACGATGACCAAGCAACCGATGCAGGGCGTGCCGAGGAGGGACGACGGCGCCAAGGAGAAGGACGGCGTCAACGACGCGCCGGCCAAGGAGCAGGGGGGCGAGAGCGGCGGCGGCGCGTATCCGAACCCGCACGAAGACAAGAAGTAACGTCCTTTTAGGACCCGGCCTTAATACCTCGTTCTCCCGCGAAGGCGGGAGGCCAGGGTAATGAGGGGCGACGATCGTGACTCCTGGGCTCCCGCCTTCGCGGGAGAACAGGGAAGCTAAAATGTCAGGCGAGCGCCGCCTCGTCCAACGGCGCGACATCGACGCTGACGTCCATGTTCTGCGCCCCCGATCCGAGCACGACCCCGTCGACCGGTGCGATCTCCGCATAGTCGCGCCCGATCGCCATAACGATATGGTCGCTCGCCATCCAGATCCCGTTGGTCGGATCGACGCCGACCCAGCCGCGCACCGGCCCGCACCACAGCAACACCCACGCATGCGTCGCATCCGCCCCGACGAGGCGCGGCTGACCCTCGGGCGGGATCGTCCGGATATAGCCCGACGCATAGGCCGCAGGCAGCCCTGCCGCGCGCAGGCCGGTGATCATGATCTGCGCGAAATCCTGGCACACGCCTTTGCGTTGCAGGAACGCCTCGTGCGGCGGGGTGTCGACGAGCGTCGCGTCCGCATCGAACTCGAATTCCTGCTGGATGCGCCGCGCGAGCGCGATCCCCGCCTCCAGCGCGCCGCGCGACGGATCGAGATCGATCGCGCAATAGTCCGCGATCGCCTGGTCGAGCGGGATCAGCGGCGACGGGTAGATATAATTCGCGGGACTCGCCGCGGACAGATCGGTGCTCGCCCGCGCCATCGCCGCGATCTCGCCCAATGTCGGGTCGCTCGCGTCGGGGATGGGTACGAGCCGGTCGACCGTCATCCGCGACCGGCTCTCGATCGTCAGATGCCGGACCGGGCTGTCGACCACCAGCCGCGTGACATTGGCGAGCCCCGCCTCCGCGCGCGCGGCGCTGGTCCGCCCCGCCGGGTGGACCGAAAGCGCATAGGTATCGAGGTGCTGCCCCGGCCAGTCGATCGGCTTCAACCGAAGATTGCACCGCGCGAACTTGACGCTCGCGCCGTAATCGAACGTCGTGACGTGGCGAATATCGTAGATCATGACCGTAACCCGCTGCCCATCGGTGATAGGGCTGCCTCCTTCTTGCTCCCTCTCCCCTGCGGGGAGAGGGCTGGGGTGAGGGGCTGTTCCGGGCGGAGCATGGCTTGGCTGCCCCTCACCCCGACCCTCTCCCCGGAGGGGAGAGGGAGCAGTACACCGCAGCTCACGCCGCCCGTCATGCCAAGGTCAGCCCACTGGTCCGCAACGGCTCGGCACCCTGCAGGAAATAGCGCCGCGCCAGCGCGTCCGACACCGCGCCCAGCCGGCGCTCGATATCGCCCAGCGTCTCGGCATCCAGCGCCGCCGCCGTCGCGGTCGCCACGATCGCCTGCAGCCCGGTCGCCTGCGCCTGTTGCGGTTCCGCCATCTCGTCGTCGCTCAGCACCGGCAGTTCCGCCAGCCGCGCGGCGATCCGCTCCGCCGAGAACGCCAGCGATCGCGGATTGCCCGGATCGAGCGCGACCAGATCGATCACCGGCACGCGCGCGATCCCGGTCGGATAACGCTGGCGATAGCTGATCTGGCTGTCGGCGAGGTCGAGCAGCACCGACAGGTCGTCGGGCGAGGCCCCCGGCATCCCGAACAACCGGATCGCGCGCGCCATCGCCATCGCGCGCTCGACCCGCCGCCCGAGATCGTGGAACCGCCACGCCGCGGTCCGCCCCATATGCTCCGCCGATAGCCCCGCGATCGCCGCATAGCGCCGTTGCAGCGACCCCGCGCGCTCGAGCATCCCGCGATGCGTAGGGAAGGGCGCTTCGAGCAGCCGCACCATGTCCGCCGACAACCGATCGCGCGAGCCTTCGCCGATCTCGCGCGCGTGCCGGTTGAGCGTCAGGATCGACTGCCACGCCTCGTCCTCCATCGCGGTGCGGGCGAGTGCGGTCAGGTCGGCGCGGCGCAAGCTCGGCGGATGCGGCGCGCTGCCGGCGCCGACGATCAGCCCGACCAGCTTGCCGACCGTCGTCTGGGACAACCCCGCGCCGCCATCCGCGTCGATCGAATTGCCCAGCATGACCCGAATCGCGCCGAGCAGCGCCTCGCCGCGTTCCAGATAGCGGCCCAGCCAGTAGAAATTGTCCGCCACCCGGCTCGGCAACGTCCCCGGATTGCGGCGCACCTGGAGCGAATCCGCAGCGGTCAGCAGCGAGACCGGGGCGACCGGCTCTGCGCCATAGACGCAGACATCGGCGGACCAGATGCCTTCGCCCATCACCGCCGCGCGCGCATCCGGGTGCTCGCCGATCCGCGCGAACCCGCCGGGCAACACGGTCCATTCGCCGTCGCCGCCGCGTGCCGCAAACACGCGCAGCGTGAAGGGGCGGGGCACGAGTTCGTCGCCGACGACGACCGGCATCGTCGAGAGCTGGACCAGTTCCTGCCCGACATAATCCTGTGGCCTGTTCGCCATGTCGGCCAGGAGCGCCGCGCGCGCGTCACCGGTGATATCGGCGCCCACGGTCGGACCGCCGGTCATGCCGAGCGGGCGGGCATGGAAGGCCGGACCGATCAGCAGGCGGTCGAAATTCGCCTCCACGCTGCCCTTCGCCGCGGTCTGCCCGCACCACCAGGTCGCGATGTTGGGCAGCAACAGATCCTCGCCGAGCAGCGACTTGGCGAGATTGGGCAGGAATGCCGAGAAGGCGGGCGCCTCCAGTACCGCCGAGCCCGGCGCGTTCGACAGCACAACGTTGCCCGCGGCATAGGCGTCGATCAGGCCGGGCACGCCGATCTGCGAATGCGTATCGAACGCCAGCGGGTCGAGCAGCCGCGGATCGAGCCGCCGCCACAACGCATCGATCCGCTTGAGCCCGCCGATCGTGCGGACATAGACCTTGTCCTCGAGCGCGGCGAGATCTGCGCCCTCGACCAGCAGCAGCCCCAGATACCGCGCGAGATGCGCCTGTTCGGGATAGCTCGGGTTGAAGCGGCCGGGCGTCAGCAGCCCGATCCGCGGGTCGGTCCGCTTGCACATCGCCGCGATTCCCGCGCGGAACGCGGCGAAGAACGGCGCGTGCCGCTGGACGTTGAGCCGATCCTGCAACCCACCGAGCGTACGGCCGACCGCGATGCGGTTCTCGAGCGCATAGCCGGCACCCGCGGGCGCGCGCAGGTGATCGGCGAGCACGCGCCATTCGCCGGTCGGTCCTCGGCCCAGATCGATCGCGATGAAATCGAGATGGCGGCCGCCCGGTGGGGCGAGCCCGACCATCGGCCGCAGGAAGAACGGGCTGCCGGTGACGAGCGCGGCGGGGATATGGCCGTCCGCGACCAGCTTTCCCTCGCCGTACAGATCGGCGATCACCGTCTCCATCACCGTCGCGCGCTGGATCACGCCGCGCGCGATGCCCGCCCATTCGCTGGCCTCGATCAGCAGCGGGACGGGCGAGACGGGCCAGGGGCGCTCATCGGGTTCGTCGGCGATGCGAAAGCCCGTGCCGATGTCGACCGCATGCCGCTGGACGCGTTCGCGGATATGGCCGAGATCGTCCGAGGCGACCATCGCCAGCTCGGCGAACATCGCCGGCCACGCCGGATCGACGCTGCCATCGGCAGCCGGGCACAGCACGTCGGCGCTGGTGCTGCGCGCGCAATAGTCGGCGATCCAACGGCCGGCGTGGACCGTCGCGTCGAATGTCGGGTCGGGCGCCGTGTCGAATGCCGTGTCGGGCGCCGTAGCCAGCGGGGGCGCGGATTGCGTCGCCATGTCCAATGCCTCAAGCCCCTGAATACAGCCGGCGGTGTTTCACCTTTCGACACGGCGGTGCAACATAAATTGTCATGTGGGCGCCGCCGCCTTGTCCCCTCGCAGCAGTGGAGAATGGCGAAACACCGCTCCGAAACAGGCCACCACCCCGGCGAAGGCCGGGGCCCAATTGGGCAACGATGCTAATGAAGGATGGCGCTCCGTTACGACCACCTTTCCAATTGGACCCCGGCCTCCGCCGGGGTGGGAATGGGGATGGGGATGGGGAGGGGGCGGGGTAGGGGTCACAAATCCGGCAGCACCTGATCGGCCACGCCCCAACCTTCCAAACCCCGCGACCCGGCCCGCTCGATCAACTCTGCCCCATCCCGAACACCCCATCGCGCCGCCGTGTCGATATCGCGCAACTCGCTCCACGATACCGGCGCCGCCACCGGCGCCCCCGCCCTGGCCCGTGCCGAATACGGCATCACCGCCGTCGCGCCGCGCTGGTTGCGCAGCCAGTCGATGAAGATCCGCCCCTTCCGTTTCGCCTTCGCCATCGTCGCGACGAAGCGTTCCGGCTCGGCGCTCGCCAGCGCGCGCGCGAACCGATCCGCAAAGTCCTTCACCGCCGGCCATTCCGCCTCCGGGGTCAGCGGCACGACGACATGCACGCCCTTGCCCCCCGACAGCATCGGAAAGCTGATTAGCCCCAGTTCCGCCAGCTGGTTCTTCAGATGCTCGGCCGCCGTCTTCGTATCGCCAAAGTCGAGCCCCTCGTCGGGATCAAGATCGAACACAAGCCGATCGGGTTTCTCCAAGGTCGCGTTCGACGAGCCCCAGCCGTGGAACTCGATCGTCCCCATCTGCACGCACGCGACCAGCCCGTCGGCATCGTCGACATACAGATAATCTTCGGTCGATCCGTCCTTCTCGCGGATCGCCACCTTGTGGACCGCGTCGCCAAAGCTGCCCGCATCGTGTTTCTGGAAGAAGCAAGCGCGCGACCGGCCCTGCGGACAGCGGACGAGGCTGATCGGTCGGTTGCCCGCGACCGGCAGCATGATGCCGGAGACCGCGACGTAATAATCCGCGAGATCGCCCTTGGTAACGTCCGATTTGTCGAAGAGGACGCGGTCGCGGCTGCTGACCTTTATAGTCGTTTCCGGTGCGGCGCTTTCAGCCACCTCCGGCAGCGAGGCAGGCGTCTCGGCAACGACGTCCTTCGCCGCCTTGTCCCCGCGCAGGCCGATGAAGCTCGAATGGCGCAGCACGCCATCGGGCGTGACCTCGGCAAACGCGATTTCGGCGACCAGCTTCGGCGTCACCCATTTCGCGCCGCGCACGGCGGCCTTGGGCGCATCGACCGTCGGTGTCTTGCGGTCGAGCGCGTCGAGTTTGTCGCGCAGGTCGTCCATCAGCGCCTGATCGAACCCGGTGCCGACCTTGCCCGCGTACCGATACCCCTTGCCTTCGCGGACGCCGAGCAACAGCGACTTGAACCCGCGCTTCTTGTCGGATGGGAGCCAGCCGACGATCACGAACTCCTGCCGGTGCGTGCATTTGACCTTGAGCCATGCCTTGGTCCGCTTGCCGAGATACGGCGCGTCGGCGCGTTTCGAGACGATGCCTTCAAGGCCTTCGCGGCACATCGTCTCGAACAATTGCTCGCCCGCACCAATGACGTGGTCGGAATAGCGCAGGCGATCCTCGTCCTCCGGGATAATCGGCTGCAGCCGCGCCTTGCGATCGAGGTTGGAGAGCCCGGTCAGGTCTTCGTCGTCGAGCGCGAGCAGATCGAACGCGAACAACGTTATGTCGCCGCCGGCGGAGATGGCGTCCTTCAACGTCGAGAAATCGGGATGGCCATCCTTGAACGCGACGATCTCGCCGTCGATCAGTGCGGATTTGACGGGGAGCTTGGCGGCTGCTGCGGCGATGGCCGAGAACTTGTCGGTCCAGTCTAGGCCGGTGCGCGTGAACACCTTCGCCTTGCCGTTCGCGACGGAGACAAGCGCGCGGTACCCGTCGTACTTGACCTCGTGCAGCCACGCGGAACCGGTCGGAACGGCATCCACCAGTGTACAGAGTTGCGGTTCGACGAAGGCGGGGGCTGATTGGCGTGTTCTCCCGCGAACGCGGGAGTCTAGGGTAACGGGCGTTGCGCTTGGAGCCCTGGACCCCCGCCTGCGCGGGGGAACGGCTTTCTCGATTGCCGG from Sphingomonas sp. HMP9 encodes:
- a CDS encoding YihY/virulence factor BrkB family protein, giving the protein MNDSPLTPEARAHHHHGGTRTRLNRGMAKVRPGSRAFEVFKRAAIGVFNDGFIHAGNLAYLALMTVFPFFIVAAAILSIFGQSVETVRAVESFLNVLPPNVGDLLRKPIADVLAARTGSLLWLGALVGLWTVGSFVETIRDIFHRAYGIKATAPFWKSRLGSSAVIILSVIIALLSFLVQGILTAAEQFIYRLLPFAQDAAGWVGLSRLIPGLLMFGALYLLFYSVTPSRYRYSKCRKWPGAMFTTAWWVSATALLPVILSRLGGYDLTYGSLAGVVIMLLFFYVIGLGLVFGAHLNAALAEPPETTLEHPATDMQAEAETA
- a CDS encoding DnaJ C-terminal domain-containing protein; its protein translation is MADPYKTLGVARDATEADIKKAYRKLAKELHPDRNKDNPKASERFSTVTNAYDLLNDKDKRARFDRGEIDGDGNPASPFGFGGGGGGRPQPGGFRSEGYETGAGGADMSDIFEGLFGGAQRGGGGGFSGGFGRRPQPKGENVAYRLQVPFVEAAALEPQRVTLSDGKTLDLKLPAGVETGTQMKLAGKGEQGPGGTGDAILTIEVQPHKFFTRDGDDVRLELPITLAEAVLGGSIKAPTVDKPVMLTIPKGTTSGKTLRLKGKGFHKKGGTRGDQLVTLMIDIPSSDAALTAFVESWDGREAGNPRGAMGV
- a CDS encoding transglutaminase family protein, yielding MIYDIRHVTTFDYGASVKFARCNLRLKPIDWPGQHLDTYALSVHPAGRTSAARAEAGLANVTRLVVDSPVRHLTIESRSRMTVDRLVPIPDASDPTLGEIAAMARASTDLSAASPANYIYPSPLIPLDQAIADYCAIDLDPSRGALEAGIALARRIQQEFEFDADATLVDTPPHEAFLQRKGVCQDFAQIMITGLRAAGLPAAYASGYIRTIPPEGQPRLVGADATHAWVLLWCGPVRGWVGVDPTNGIWMASDHIVMAIGRDYAEIAPVDGVVLGSGAQNMDVSVDVAPLDEAALA
- a CDS encoding circularly permuted type 2 ATP-grasp protein translates to MATQSAPPLATAPDTAFDTAPDPTFDATVHAGRWIADYCARSTSADVLCPAADGSVDPAWPAMFAELAMVASDDLGHIRERVQRHAVDIGTGFRIADEPDERPWPVSPVPLLIEASEWAGIARGVIQRATVMETVIADLYGEGKLVADGHIPAALVTGSPFFLRPMVGLAPPGGRHLDFIAIDLGRGPTGEWRVLADHLRAPAGAGYALENRIAVGRTLGGLQDRLNVQRHAPFFAAFRAGIAAMCKRTDPRIGLLTPGRFNPSYPEQAHLARYLGLLLVEGADLAALEDKVYVRTIGGLKRIDALWRRLDPRLLDPLAFDTHSQIGVPGLIDAYAAGNVVLSNAPGSAVLEAPAFSAFLPNLAKSLLGEDLLLPNIATWWCGQTAAKGSVEANFDRLLIGPAFHARPLGMTGGPTVGADITGDARAALLADMANRPQDYVGQELVQLSTMPVVVGDELVPRPFTLRVFAARGGDGEWTVLPGGFARIGEHPDARAAVMGEGIWSADVCVYGAEPVAPVSLLTAADSLQVRRNPGTLPSRVADNFYWLGRYLERGEALLGAIRVMLGNSIDADGGAGLSQTTVGKLVGLIVGAGSAPHPPSLRRADLTALARTAMEDEAWQSILTLNRHAREIGEGSRDRLSADMVRLLEAPFPTHRGMLERAGSLQRRYAAIAGLSAEHMGRTAAWRFHDLGRRVERAMAMARAIRLFGMPGASPDDLSVLLDLADSQISYRQRYPTGIARVPVIDLVALDPGNPRSLAFSAERIAARLAELPVLSDDEMAEPQQAQATGLQAIVATATAAALDAETLGDIERRLGAVSDALARRYFLQGAEPLRTSGLTLA
- the ligD gene encoding DNA ligase D, whose product is MPDPLALYNAKRDFAKTAEPAGTLAPGNGNSFMVQKHDATRLHWDFRLEIDGVLKSWAVTRGPSLDPNEKRLAVRTEDHPLGYATFEGTIPAGEYGGGTVMLWDRGTWSPIKGKSAKDIDKGHLHFLLEGERMKGEWLLIRLKPRAKEKRENWLLRKIDDAAAGGTDVLVEEALTSVSTGRTMVEIAEGKDAPAIEKAVPPRRRGSRAPSATPVTLDSRVRGRTRQSAPAFVEPQLCTLVDAVPTGSAWLHEVKYDGYRALVSVANGKAKVFTRTGLDWTDKFSAIAAAAAKLPVKSALIDGEIVAFKDGHPDFSTLKDAISAGGDITLFAFDLLALDDEDLTGLSNLDRKARLQPIIPEDEDRLRYSDHVIGAGEQLFETMCREGLEGIVSKRADAPYLGKRTKAWLKVKCTHRQEFVIVGWLPSDKKRGFKSLLLGVREGKGYRYAGKVGTGFDQALMDDLRDKLDALDRKTPTVDAPKAAVRGAKWVTPKLVAEIAFAEVTPDGVLRHSSFIGLRGDKAAKDVVAETPASLPEVAESAAPETTIKVSSRDRVLFDKSDVTKGDLADYYVAVSGIMLPVAGNRPISLVRCPQGRSRACFFQKHDAGSFGDAVHKVAIREKDGSTEDYLYVDDADGLVACVQMGTIEFHGWGSSNATLEKPDRLVFDLDPDEGLDFGDTKTAAEHLKNQLAELGLISFPMLSGGKGVHVVVPLTPEAEWPAVKDFADRFARALASAEPERFVATMAKAKRKGRIFIDWLRNQRGATAVMPYSARARAGAPVAAPVSWSELRDIDTAARWGVRDGAELIERAGSRGLEGWGVADQVLPDL